Proteins from a single region of Candidatus Puniceispirillum marinum IMCC1322:
- the rplD gene encoding 50S ribosomal protein L4 codes for MKLNVKTLDNKAAGDITVDDTVFAVAPRADLLARVVKWQLAKRRAGSHKVKSRSEVARTTAKMFRQKGTGRARHGAASVVQFRGGGVVHGPVVRDHGHALPKKVRRAGLRSALSSKASEGKLIVLDKLVSKGKTAALRAQLSKLGAENALIIGGEELDAGFVNAASNIPLVDVLPQQGINVYDILRRDVLILSKDAAAHLEERLK; via the coding sequence ATGAAGTTGAATGTGAAAACACTCGATAACAAAGCTGCTGGTGATATCACCGTGGATGACACTGTATTTGCAGTGGCGCCGCGCGCTGACTTGCTCGCCCGCGTTGTTAAATGGCAGTTGGCCAAGCGCCGCGCTGGTTCGCACAAGGTTAAGAGCCGGTCCGAAGTGGCCCGTACAACTGCCAAGATGTTCCGTCAAAAGGGCACAGGTCGCGCCCGTCATGGTGCCGCTTCGGTGGTTCAGTTCCGTGGTGGTGGCGTTGTGCACGGTCCGGTTGTTCGTGATCATGGTCATGCCTTGCCAAAAAAGGTACGCCGTGCAGGTCTGCGTTCGGCTTTGTCTAGCAAGGCATCTGAAGGCAAGCTAATCGTTCTCGATAAGCTGGTCAGCAAGGGTAAAACCGCTGCATTGCGTGCGCAATTGTCAAAGCTGGGTGCTGAAAACGCGCTGATCATTGGCGGTGAAGAGCTGGATGCCGGTTTTGTAAATGCGGCGAGTAACATCCCGCTTGTCGATGTACTGCCGCAGCAAGGCATCAATGTGTATGACATTCTGCGTCGTGACGTTCTTATTCTTTCGAAAGACGCGGCGGCCCATCTTGAGGAGCGCTTGAAATGA
- the rplC gene encoding 50S ribosomal protein L3 encodes MRSGIIARKLGMTRVFNEAGHHVPVTVLKMDDVQVVSVRNKQVDGYTAVQLGAGMAKAKNVSKPMRGHFAKANVLPKSKLVEFRVSDDAVLDVGATLVPSHFVAGQKVDVVGTTQGKGFAGAMKRHNFAGLRASHGVSISHRSHGSTGQCQDPGKVFKGKKMAGHMGAVRNTTQNIEVVAVDDEEGVVLLCGAVPGPKNGWVLISDAIKAKPFDGVPFPAGLLSDAPAAPTAVEDASPADAPAEADVPAQDAAPAEDTAVEAPAETSADAEAEKE; translated from the coding sequence ATGCGTAGCGGCATCATCGCACGTAAATTGGGAATGACCCGTGTCTTTAACGAAGCTGGCCATCATGTGCCAGTGACAGTTCTAAAGATGGACGATGTTCAGGTTGTTTCTGTGCGTAACAAACAAGTAGATGGTTATACTGCGGTTCAGCTTGGAGCAGGCATGGCGAAAGCCAAGAACGTTTCCAAGCCAATGCGTGGTCACTTTGCCAAGGCAAATGTGTTGCCAAAGTCAAAGCTTGTCGAGTTTCGGGTCAGTGATGATGCGGTTCTTGATGTGGGTGCGACATTGGTGCCAAGCCATTTCGTGGCTGGTCAGAAAGTTGACGTTGTCGGCACCACTCAGGGTAAGGGTTTTGCAGGCGCGATGAAGCGGCATAATTTTGCCGGTTTACGGGCTTCGCATGGTGTATCGATCTCGCATCGTTCGCATGGTTCTACTGGCCAGTGTCAGGATCCGGGCAAGGTCTTCAAAGGCAAGAAAATGGCCGGCCATATGGGTGCAGTGCGCAACACAACCCAGAATATTGAGGTTGTCGCGGTTGATGATGAAGAAGGTGTCGTATTGTTATGCGGTGCTGTTCCCGGTCCGAAGAATGGCTGGGTATTGATCAGCGACGCGATTAAGGCAAAGCCGTTTGATGGTGTGCCATTCCCGGCAGGGTTGCTGAGCGATGCGCCAGCCGCCCCAACCGCCGTTGAGGATGCTTCACCAGCAGACGCGCCAGCCGAGGCCGACGTCCCAGCACAGGACGCCGCACCAGCCGAAGATACAGCTGTTGAAGCACCTGCTGAAACATCTGCTGATGCTGAAGCCGAGAAGGAATAG
- the rplP gene encoding 50S ribosomal protein L16, whose protein sequence is MLSPKRTKFRKAHKGRIHGNAKGGTQLNFGSYGLKAMSPERVTARQIEAARRAITRHLRRTGRVWIRIFPDVPVSSKPAEVRMGKGKGSPEFWVARVKPGRIMFEIDGVPWELAQEAFRLAAAKLPLDTKIVRRLGDSD, encoded by the coding sequence ATGCTTTCGCCAAAGCGTACCAAATTCCGCAAGGCTCACAAAGGCCGTATCCACGGCAATGCCAAAGGTGGAACACAATTGAATTTCGGGTCTTATGGCTTGAAGGCCATGTCACCTGAGCGTGTTACAGCGCGCCAGATTGAGGCAGCCCGTCGTGCTATCACACGTCACCTGCGCCGTACTGGTCGTGTCTGGATCCGTATTTTTCCTGATGTGCCTGTATCATCAAAGCCTGCCGAAGTGCGGATGGGTAAAGGTAAAGGTTCACCCGAATTTTGGGTAGCCCGCGTAAAGCCGGGCCGCATCATGTTTGAAATTGATGGTGTTCCGTGGGAATTGGCACAAGAGGCATTCCGTCTTGCTGCCGCCAAGCTTCCGCTTGATACCAAAATTGTTCGTCGTCTCGGCGATAGCGATTAG
- the rplX gene encoding 50S ribosomal protein L24: MADKFKIKKGDQVIVITGRDKGKKGEVLEVLRAESRVRVQGINMVKRHRRPTQNDAGGIIPMEAPMHISNVAHIDPDNGAATRVGYEVKDGKKVRIARRSGKALA, encoded by the coding sequence ATGGCTGATAAGTTCAAGATCAAAAAAGGTGACCAGGTGATCGTGATCACTGGCCGTGACAAGGGCAAAAAAGGCGAAGTTCTTGAAGTGCTTCGCGCTGAATCCCGTGTGCGCGTTCAGGGTATCAACATGGTGAAACGGCATCGTCGTCCAACCCAGAATGATGCTGGTGGCATCATTCCGATGGAAGCCCCAATGCATATTTCAAATGTCGCCCATATTGACCCAGATAACGGTGCCGCAACACGCGTCGGTTATGAAGTCAAGGATGGCAAAAAAGTTCGGATCGCTCGTCGGTCTGGTAAGGCTCTGGCATAG
- the rplV gene encoding 50S ribosomal protein L22 produces MGKQAKPRVLADSEAKTVVRNIRVSPQKLNLVATMIRGMDVNKAIATLTFSRRRISNDVEKALQSAIANAENNHSLDVDRLYVKEAHVGKGLVMKRFKARARGRGARILKPYSHLTIIVGERGDQ; encoded by the coding sequence ATGGGTAAGCAAGCAAAACCAAGAGTTCTGGCTGATAGCGAAGCCAAAACGGTTGTCCGCAATATTCGAGTCAGCCCGCAAAAGCTGAATCTAGTAGCGACTATGATCCGGGGTATGGATGTGAACAAGGCGATTGCAACCTTGACCTTTTCGCGGCGCCGGATTTCTAACGACGTTGAAAAAGCTTTGCAGTCAGCTATCGCAAATGCGGAAAACAACCATTCACTGGATGTTGATCGTCTTTACGTCAAAGAAGCACATGTTGGCAAAGGTCTGGTGATGAAGCGGTTTAAGGCACGCGCACGCGGTCGCGGGGCACGTATCTTAAAGCCATATTCACATCTGACGATTATTGTCGGTGAAAGAGGAGACCAGTAG
- the tuf gene encoding elongation factor Tu, with product MSKEKFDRSKPHCNIGTIGHVDHGKTTLTAAITKVMAEAGGAEFQDYDQIDKAPEERARGITISTAHVEYETEQRHYAHVDCPGHADYVKNMITGAAQMDGAILVVSAADGPMPQTREHILLARQVGVPALCVFMNKVDQVDDEELLELVEMEIRELLSSYEFPGDDIPIVKGSALTALEGGDDTIGSGAIKELMAAVDAYIPQPERPKDQPFLMPIEDVFSISGRGTVVTGRIERGIVNVGEEIEIVGLKDTQKTTCTGVEMFRKLLDQGEAGDNVGVLLRGTKREEVERGQVLCAPGSISPHTEFKAEAYILTKDEGGRHTPFFSNYRPQFYFRTTDVTGSVELPSGTEMVMPGDNIAMTVTLIAPIAMDEGLRFAIREGGRTVGAGVVATVVK from the coding sequence ATGTCTAAGGAAAAGTTTGATCGTTCCAAGCCACATTGTAACATCGGAACGATTGGTCACGTTGACCATGGTAAGACGACATTGACAGCAGCGATCACCAAGGTGATGGCGGAAGCTGGCGGCGCAGAGTTTCAGGATTACGACCAGATTGACAAGGCGCCTGAAGAGCGTGCGCGTGGTATCACCATTTCGACAGCGCATGTTGAATATGAGACAGAGCAGCGTCATTACGCGCATGTTGATTGCCCGGGTCACGCCGATTATGTGAAGAACATGATCACTGGTGCGGCGCAGATGGATGGTGCGATTTTGGTTGTATCAGCGGCTGATGGCCCGATGCCACAGACCCGCGAGCACATTTTGCTGGCGCGTCAGGTTGGTGTGCCGGCTTTGTGCGTATTCATGAACAAGGTTGATCAGGTTGACGATGAAGAGTTGCTTGAGCTTGTTGAGATGGAAATCCGCGAATTGCTGTCATCATACGAATTTCCGGGCGACGATATTCCGATTGTCAAAGGTTCGGCATTGACCGCACTTGAGGGTGGTGATGATACGATTGGTTCTGGTGCGATCAAGGAATTGATGGCGGCGGTTGATGCGTATATTCCCCAGCCAGAGCGTCCGAAGGATCAGCCATTCCTGATGCCGATTGAGGATGTGTTCTCGATTTCGGGTCGTGGTACGGTTGTGACCGGACGTATTGAGCGCGGCATTGTGAATGTTGGCGAAGAGATCGAGATTGTTGGTCTGAAAGACACACAAAAGACAACCTGTACGGGTGTTGAGATGTTCCGCAAGCTGCTTGATCAGGGTGAAGCTGGCGATAATGTTGGTGTGTTGCTTCGTGGTACCAAGCGTGAGGAAGTTGAGCGTGGTCAGGTTCTTTGTGCGCCTGGTTCAATCTCACCACATACCGAGTTCAAGGCCGAGGCTTATATCCTGACCAAGGATGAGGGTGGTCGTCATACGCCGTTCTTCTCTAACTATCGTCCACAGTTCTATTTCCGGACGACGGATGTGACTGGTTCGGTTGAATTGCCATCAGGCACCGAAATGGTGATGCCAGGTGATAATATTGCGATGACCGTGACCTTGATCGCGCCGATTGCGATGGATGAAGGCTTGCGCTTTGCGATCCGCGAAGGTGGCCGCACCGTGGGTGCTGGTGTCGTCGCAACAGTGGTAAAATAA
- the rpsS gene encoding 30S ribosomal protein S19, producing MARSVWKGPFVDGHLLKKADKVRESGRNEVIKTWSRRSTILPQFVGLTFGVHNGNKFIPVSVSEEMVGHKFGEFSPTRTYYGHAADKKSKR from the coding sequence ATGGCACGTTCAGTTTGGAAAGGTCCGTTTGTTGACGGACATCTTTTGAAGAAGGCAGACAAGGTTCGCGAATCTGGTCGTAATGAAGTCATCAAGACTTGGTCACGCCGTTCAACCATCCTGCCACAATTCGTTGGTTTGACCTTCGGAGTGCATAACGGAAACAAATTCATTCCGGTATCTGTCTCTGAAGAAATGGTCGGGCATAAATTTGGTGAATTTTCACCAACCCGCACCTATTACGGTCACGCCGCCGACAAGAAATCAAAGCGTTAG
- a CDS encoding 50S ribosomal protein L23, with product MSIRARKPEKVTLSRAAAYDTILRPIITEKATQASENGQVTFAVPLSATKPEIKAAVEMLFDVNVTAVNTILLKGKSKMFKGRPGRRSDMKKAMVTLAEGQNIDLMGV from the coding sequence ATGAGTATCCGTGCACGTAAACCAGAAAAAGTGACATTAAGCCGTGCGGCTGCCTATGACACCATTCTACGCCCGATCATCACCGAAAAAGCAACACAGGCCAGCGAAAATGGTCAGGTGACATTTGCAGTGCCGTTGTCGGCTACCAAGCCGGAAATCAAGGCAGCTGTCGAAATGCTGTTTGACGTCAATGTAACCGCGGTAAATACAATCCTGCTTAAAGGTAAAAGCAAGATGTTCAAGGGCCGTCCGGGTCGCCGCTCAGACATGAAAAAGGCAATGGTAACATTGGCCGAGGGTCAGAATATTGACCTGATGGGAGTCTAG
- the rpsQ gene encoding 30S ribosomal protein S17, giving the protein MPKRTMQGTVVSDKADKTVTVLVERRIMHPVYKKIITKSKKFAAHDAENHFKEGDFVRIRECAPISKSKVYEVIYDDAAKA; this is encoded by the coding sequence ATGCCAAAGCGTACCATGCAGGGAACCGTTGTGAGCGATAAGGCCGACAAGACTGTAACAGTGCTTGTTGAGCGTCGCATCATGCACCCGGTTTATAAAAAGATTATTACCAAGTCGAAGAAGTTTGCGGCACATGATGCTGAAAACCACTTTAAAGAGGGTGATTTTGTTCGCATCCGCGAATGTGCACCGATTTCCAAGTCAAAGGTCTATGAAGTGATCTATGACGATGCAGCCAAAGCTTAG
- the rpsJ gene encoding 30S ribosomal protein S10 has protein sequence METQNIRIRLKAFDHRILDQSTTEIVNTAKRTGAEVRGPIPLPTNLRRMTVLRSPHIDKKSREQFEMRTHKRLLDIVDPTPQTVDALMKLDLAAGVDVEIKL, from the coding sequence ATGGAAACCCAGAACATCCGAATCAGGTTGAAAGCGTTCGACCACCGTATTCTTGACCAGTCCACGACCGAAATCGTGAATACGGCTAAGCGTACAGGTGCGGAAGTTCGCGGGCCAATTCCGTTGCCGACTAATTTGCGTCGGATGACAGTCCTGCGTTCACCTCATATTGACAAGAAAAGTCGTGAACAGTTTGAAATGCGTACGCATAAGAGACTGCTCGATATTGTTGACCCGACACCACAAACCGTTGACGCGCTGATGAAGCTCGATCTGGCGGCTGGTGTCGATGTTGAGATTAAGCTCTAG
- the rpmC gene encoding 50S ribosomal protein L29 produces MATVKAEELRAKTPDELKTQLVDLKKEQFNLRFQIAGGQNENPARARIVRREIARIKTVLGQQASAENAAK; encoded by the coding sequence ATGGCAACCGTTAAGGCTGAAGAGCTTCGTGCTAAAACACCCGACGAGCTGAAAACCCAGCTTGTTGATCTGAAGAAAGAGCAGTTCAATCTGCGTTTCCAGATTGCTGGTGGACAGAATGAAAACCCGGCGCGTGCACGTATTGTGCGCCGCGAAATCGCCCGCATCAAAACTGTACTTGGCCAACAAGCCAGTGCAGAAAATGCAGCTAAGTAA
- the rplB gene encoding 50S ribosomal protein L2: MALKKFNPTTPSQRNLVLVDKSDLYKGKPVKKLTVGLSKTGGRNNSGHVTSWQKGGGHKRRYRMVDFKRTKTGVMATVERLEYDPNRTAFIALITYDDGEQSYILAPQRLSVGDKVSSGIGSDIKPGNALPLANIPVGTLVHNVELKPGKGGQLARSAGTYIQLVGRDRGYAILRLTSGEVRLVRSECMASIGAVSNPDQQNIKIGKAGRNRWLGRRPHVRGVVMNPIDHPHGGGEGRTSGGRHPVTPWGKPTKGKRTRSNKKTDRLIVRRRKP, translated from the coding sequence ATGGCTTTGAAGAAGTTTAATCCAACCACACCTAGCCAGCGGAACCTTGTTCTGGTCGATAAATCTGACCTTTACAAAGGCAAGCCAGTTAAAAAGCTGACTGTTGGTTTGTCAAAGACAGGTGGTCGTAATAATTCGGGTCACGTGACGTCCTGGCAAAAAGGTGGCGGTCATAAACGCCGCTATCGCATGGTTGATTTCAAGCGCACCAAAACAGGCGTTATGGCGACAGTTGAGCGTCTTGAATATGATCCTAACCGTACGGCCTTTATTGCTCTTATCACTTATGATGATGGCGAACAAAGCTACATTCTGGCACCACAGCGTCTGTCTGTTGGTGACAAGGTCAGCTCGGGCATAGGTTCTGATATCAAGCCTGGTAATGCGTTGCCGCTTGCAAATATCCCGGTTGGTACATTGGTTCACAATGTCGAGCTAAAGCCTGGTAAGGGTGGTCAGCTTGCACGTTCGGCTGGTACTTATATCCAGCTGGTTGGTCGTGATCGCGGCTATGCTATTTTGCGCCTGACATCTGGTGAGGTTCGCCTTGTTCGCTCAGAGTGCATGGCGTCAATCGGTGCGGTATCAAATCCGGATCAACAGAATATCAAAATTGGTAAAGCTGGCCGTAACCGCTGGCTTGGACGTCGCCCCCATGTACGTGGTGTCGTCATGAACCCGATCGATCACCCGCATGGTGGTGGTGAGGGTCGTACGTCAGGTGGTCGCCATCCGGTAACACCTTGGGGTAAGCCAACTAAAGGTAAGCGTACTCGTTCTAACAAGAAGACTGACCGCCTGATCGTGCGGCGTCGCAAGCCATAA
- the rplN gene encoding 50S ribosomal protein L14, with the protein MIQMQSNLEVADNSGARRVQCIKVLGGSGRKVAGVGDVIVVSVKEAIPRGKVKKGDVHRAVIVRTAKEIRRADGSAIRFDRNAAVLLNKQDEPIGTRIFGPVTRELRSKKFMKIVSLAPEVL; encoded by the coding sequence ATGATTCAAATGCAGTCAAATCTTGAAGTAGCCGATAACTCTGGCGCACGCCGGGTTCAATGTATCAAGGTGCTTGGTGGTTCCGGCCGCAAAGTAGCTGGTGTTGGTGACGTGATTGTGGTGTCTGTTAAGGAAGCCATTCCGCGCGGTAAGGTCAAGAAAGGCGATGTTCATCGTGCTGTTATTGTCCGTACCGCCAAGGAAATTCGTCGTGCAGATGGCAGTGCTATCCGTTTTGACCGTAACGCAGCCGTTTTGCTCAACAAGCAGGACGAGCCGATCGGGACACGTATCTTTGGACCTGTAACACGTGAATTACGTAGCAAGAAATTCATGAAGATTGTTTCGCTTGCGCCGGAGGTGCTGTGA
- the rpsC gene encoding 30S ribosomal protein S3, producing the protein MGQKVKPIGLRVGINRTWDSRWYAGRNYGTLLHEDIKLREYLMERLKQAAISRVVIERPAGRARVTIHAGRPGLIIGKKGQDIEKLRLDLSKRIGGEVSLNIVEVRKPEIDAKLVAENIAQQLERRVGFRRAMKRAVQSAMRLGALGVRINCAGRLGGAEIARTEWYREGRVPLHTLRAEVDYGEATAFTTYGACGIKVWVFKGEVMAHDPMAQDKRLAEQQAGPAPRANG; encoded by the coding sequence ATGGGTCAGAAAGTTAAGCCAATTGGTCTGCGTGTTGGTATCAACCGCACATGGGACTCACGCTGGTATGCTGGTCGTAATTACGGCACATTGCTGCATGAAGATATCAAACTTCGCGAATATCTGATGGAACGCCTAAAGCAGGCCGCTATCAGCCGCGTTGTTATCGAGCGCCCTGCTGGTCGCGCACGTGTCACAATTCATGCGGGTCGCCCTGGTCTGATCATCGGTAAAAAGGGTCAGGATATCGAAAAGCTACGCCTTGACCTAAGTAAGCGTATTGGCGGTGAAGTTAGTTTGAATATCGTTGAGGTGCGCAAGCCCGAGATTGATGCCAAACTGGTTGCTGAAAATATCGCCCAGCAGCTTGAACGCCGTGTTGGTTTCCGTCGCGCGATGAAGCGTGCGGTTCAGTCAGCCATGCGTCTTGGTGCTTTGGGTGTGCGGATCAACTGTGCTGGCCGTTTGGGCGGTGCTGAAATTGCCCGTACAGAATGGTATCGTGAAGGGCGTGTGCCACTTCACACATTGCGCGCTGAAGTTGATTACGGTGAAGCTACTGCGTTTACCACCTACGGTGCCTGTGGCATCAAAGTTTGGGTATTCAAGGGCGAAGTTATGGCTCATGACCCGATGGCACAAGACAAGCGCTTGGCCGAACAGCAAGCTGGCCCCGCGCCACGCGCAAACGGTTAA